Proteins encoded in a region of the Triticum dicoccoides isolate Atlit2015 ecotype Zavitan chromosome 3A, WEW_v2.0, whole genome shotgun sequence genome:
- the LOC119268846 gene encoding dof zinc finger protein MNB1A-like produces MANLPTHATNADASAFKLFGQVIQPDAHRAASAPASTSISAGQSAAAPPPPPPPPPPPSTTQQAAVGGEPLPCPRCGSRETKFCYFNNYNVRQPRHLCRACRRYWTAGGALRRVATASPGRRRPRPSARSAAAAASATASASEEGAAAESVDSRS; encoded by the coding sequence ATGGCGAACCTCCCCACCCACGCCACCAACGCCGACGCCTCCGCCTTCAAGCTCTTCGGCCAGGTCATCCAGCCCGACGCCCACCGCGCCGCCTCCGCCCCCGCCTCCACCTCCATCTCCGCGGGACAGAGCGCcgcggccccgccgccgcctcctcctcctcctcctcccccgtcgACGACGCAGCAGGCCGCGGTCGGGGGCGAGCCGCTGCCATGCCCGAGGTGCGGGAGCAGGGAGACCAAGTTCTGCTACTTCAACAACTACAACGTGCGGCAGCCGCGCCACCTCTGCCGCGCCTGCCGCCGCTACTGGACGGCCGGCGGCGCGCTCCGCCGCGTCGCCACCGCGTCCCCGGGCCGCCGCAGGCCCCGGCCCAGCGCCCGAtcggccgccgccgcggcctcgGCCACCGCCTCCGCCTCCGAGGAAGGGGCGGCAGCGGAGAGCGTTGACTCGCGGTCGTAG